The proteins below are encoded in one region of Tomitella fengzijianii:
- the gabT gene encoding 4-aminobutyrate--2-oxoglutarate transaminase: MTAVIADELTGGPTLPQRRRLLTEVPGPRSRALAARRDAAVPAGLGSAHGVYTAAAGGGVLVDVDGNSFLDFASGIAVTTVGNAAPRVVDGIRAQAGMFTHTCMLATPYENYVEVCERLNELTPGDHDKRTALFNTGSEAVENAVKYARAATGRQSVVVFDHAFHGRTLLTMGMTAKNMPYKSTFGPFAPEVHRVPMAYPYRWPSGPDNAADEAFAQFAMVIDAQLGADEVAAVVVEPIQGEGGFIVPAPGFLARVAAFCRDRGIVFVADEVQSGIARTGDWFASEHEGLVPDLVVSAKGLAGGMPLAAVTGRAEIMDAAHQGGIGGTYSGNPLACAAALGVFDTIEADRLLARAREIGDTFVGELRMIAADSGRIGDIRGRGAMIAAEFVSDADKTPDKAAVAEVVRVCRDQGVLLLTAGTYGNVLRFLPPLTMSDEQLADGLGVLRDAIAAL; encoded by the coding sequence ATGACCGCGGTAATCGCTGACGAACTGACCGGTGGACCCACGCTTCCGCAGAGGAGGCGGCTGCTCACCGAGGTGCCCGGCCCGCGCTCGCGCGCGCTGGCGGCCCGGCGTGATGCGGCGGTCCCGGCCGGCCTCGGCAGCGCGCACGGCGTGTACACGGCGGCGGCCGGTGGCGGCGTGCTGGTGGACGTGGACGGCAACTCGTTCCTCGACTTCGCCAGCGGCATCGCGGTGACCACCGTCGGCAACGCCGCGCCCCGGGTGGTCGACGGGATCCGCGCGCAGGCGGGGATGTTCACCCACACGTGCATGCTGGCCACGCCGTACGAGAACTACGTGGAGGTCTGCGAGCGTCTCAACGAGCTCACCCCGGGCGACCACGACAAGCGCACCGCGCTGTTCAACACCGGCAGCGAGGCCGTGGAGAACGCGGTCAAGTACGCGCGCGCCGCGACGGGGCGGCAGTCCGTCGTCGTCTTCGACCACGCCTTCCACGGCCGCACGCTGCTGACGATGGGCATGACGGCGAAGAACATGCCGTACAAGTCGACGTTCGGCCCGTTCGCGCCCGAGGTCCACCGGGTGCCCATGGCCTACCCGTACCGCTGGCCGAGCGGCCCCGACAACGCCGCCGACGAGGCCTTCGCGCAGTTCGCGATGGTCATCGACGCGCAGCTCGGCGCCGACGAGGTGGCCGCCGTCGTGGTCGAGCCGATCCAGGGCGAGGGCGGGTTCATCGTTCCCGCGCCCGGGTTCCTGGCCCGGGTCGCCGCATTCTGCCGCGACCGCGGCATCGTGTTCGTCGCCGACGAGGTGCAGTCCGGCATCGCGCGCACCGGCGACTGGTTCGCCAGCGAGCACGAGGGCCTCGTGCCGGACCTGGTGGTGTCCGCGAAGGGCCTCGCGGGCGGAATGCCTCTCGCGGCGGTGACGGGGCGTGCGGAGATCATGGACGCGGCGCATCAGGGGGGCATCGGCGGCACGTACAGCGGCAACCCGCTCGCGTGCGCGGCCGCGCTCGGCGTCTTCGACACGATCGAGGCGGACAGGCTGCTGGCGCGCGCCCGCGAGATCGGCGACACGTTCGTCGGCGAGCTGCGCATGATCGCCGCGGACTCGGGGCGCATCGGCGACATTCGCGGCCGCGGCGCGATGATCGCCGCCGAGTTCGTCTCCGACGCGGACAAGACGCCCGACAAGGCGGCGGTGGCGGAGGTCGTCCGCGTGTGCCGTGACCAAGGCGTGCTGCTGCTGACGGCGGGGACCTACGGCAATGTGCTGCGCTTCCTGCCGCCGCTGACCATGTCCGACGAGCAGCTGGCCGACGGGCTCGGCGTGCTGCGCGACGCGATCGCCGCACTCTGA
- a CDS encoding aldehyde dehydrogenase family protein, which translates to MPTHTTGGPAGPVDLHSRIGDAWIAGGGGALESDNPARPGETVARGRTVTAAELDAAVDAAAAAFPGWSACTLHERGGILARAAAIIDARADEWGTELSREEGKTLAEGRGEVARAAQILRYYAGAADRESGTVHPSPRAGEQILVTRRPVGVVAAVTPFNFPIAIPAWKIAPALVYGNTVVWKPAETVPLLALRLMEALVQAGLPAGVLNLVFAAGDLGARLVGHERVDAVTFTGSTAVGREIAAGAARRGVPVQAEMGGKNAAVVLADADVGLAVQQIMAGAFRSSGQKCTATSRLVLDHAVADAVLDGLAREVKSLRVGDPLDPEVHVGPLITAAARERVDRGAAAAVDAGARVVVRGETPGAVGDSAAGNFAPPTVLELDSTDAPVWREELFGPVLAAVRVDGAAAAFSAANDGEYGLSAAVFTRDIGSALGAVDDLSVGVLHINSESAGADPHVPFGGAKASGYGPREQGEAARDFFTTATTVYLRGA; encoded by the coding sequence ATGCCCACGCACACCACCGGAGGGCCGGCCGGGCCCGTGGACCTGCACAGCCGGATCGGCGACGCATGGATCGCGGGCGGCGGCGGCGCGCTGGAATCGGACAATCCGGCGCGGCCCGGCGAGACCGTCGCCCGCGGGCGCACCGTCACCGCCGCCGAACTGGACGCCGCGGTGGACGCGGCGGCTGCGGCGTTCCCCGGCTGGTCGGCGTGCACCCTGCACGAGCGCGGCGGGATCCTCGCCCGGGCGGCGGCGATCATCGACGCGCGCGCCGACGAGTGGGGGACGGAGCTCAGCCGCGAAGAGGGCAAAACCCTGGCGGAGGGGCGCGGCGAGGTGGCGCGCGCCGCCCAGATCCTGCGCTACTACGCGGGCGCGGCGGACCGTGAATCCGGGACCGTGCACCCGTCGCCGCGCGCCGGCGAGCAGATCCTGGTGACGCGCCGGCCGGTGGGCGTAGTCGCGGCCGTGACGCCGTTCAACTTCCCGATCGCCATCCCTGCCTGGAAGATCGCGCCCGCACTCGTCTACGGCAACACCGTGGTGTGGAAGCCGGCCGAGACCGTGCCGCTGCTGGCCCTCCGCCTGATGGAGGCGCTGGTGCAGGCGGGGCTGCCCGCCGGGGTGCTCAACCTCGTGTTCGCGGCCGGCGACCTCGGTGCGCGGCTGGTGGGCCATGAACGCGTCGACGCTGTCACGTTCACCGGATCCACCGCGGTGGGCAGGGAGATCGCGGCCGGAGCGGCGCGGCGCGGCGTGCCGGTCCAGGCGGAGATGGGCGGCAAGAACGCGGCGGTGGTGCTCGCCGACGCCGACGTCGGCCTGGCGGTGCAGCAGATCATGGCCGGCGCATTCCGGTCGTCCGGTCAGAAGTGCACGGCCACATCGCGGCTGGTGCTCGATCACGCGGTGGCGGACGCGGTGCTGGACGGGTTGGCGCGCGAGGTGAAGAGCCTGCGCGTGGGCGACCCGCTGGACCCCGAGGTGCACGTGGGGCCGCTGATCACGGCGGCGGCGCGCGAGCGGGTCGATCGCGGGGCGGCCGCGGCGGTCGACGCCGGCGCGCGTGTGGTGGTGCGCGGGGAGACCCCGGGCGCCGTCGGCGATTCCGCGGCCGGCAATTTCGCGCCGCCGACGGTCCTCGAACTGGATTCGACGGATGCCCCGGTGTGGCGTGAGGAGCTGTTCGGCCCGGTCCTCGCCGCTGTGCGCGTCGACGGCGCCGCCGCGGCGTTCTCCGCCGCGAACGACGGCGAGTACGGGCTGTCGGCGGCGGTGTTCACCCGCGACATCGGCTCCGCGCTCGGTGCGGTGGACGACCTGTCCGTCGGTGTGCTGCACATCAATTCGGAGTCGGCGGGCGCCGACCCGCACGTGCCCTTCGGAGGCGCGAAGGCCAGCGGTTACGGACCCCGTGAGCAGGGTGAGGCCGCCCGCGACTTCTTCACCACGGCTACGACGGTCTACCTGCGCGGGGCCTGA
- a CDS encoding baeRF2 domain-containing protein, with product MELTRLRPLLEHPGPMATVYLENRPPGEDAGTQSRLRWQAVRERLEADGATLPALAALDSALRQDPVGEIQADGRVLVACDDGVLLDEHWDASLGSGDAGYWSDAPQLDRYVREALTAVRVLVAVTDQQGARVRQEILGELVTDGTEPAAEQQFSAAGSTVEGSGGGRVHKARRGYLSHKHNQRRADEVVHQNAADVAEHLAVAAGRFRPDALVLAGTVQGRTAVRAELPEHLARISVDADRGGVQDDAAEAALAEQIDEIAEALRSRRLDADTDAFELARSQGLTVRGPGAVADAARQGAVSTVVLGHEAADGPTGDALAASSACGAEVKLADLPEGDYADGRRGIAAVLRFAVPTA from the coding sequence GTGGAGCTCACACGCCTCCGCCCCTTACTCGAGCACCCGGGCCCGATGGCCACGGTGTACTTGGAGAACCGCCCGCCCGGCGAGGACGCCGGGACCCAGTCGCGGCTGCGCTGGCAGGCCGTGCGCGAGCGCCTCGAGGCCGACGGCGCGACGCTGCCCGCCCTGGCCGCCCTGGATTCGGCGCTCCGCCAGGACCCCGTCGGCGAGATCCAGGCCGATGGCCGCGTCCTCGTCGCCTGCGACGACGGCGTGCTGCTGGACGAGCACTGGGACGCGTCGCTCGGCAGCGGCGACGCCGGATACTGGTCGGACGCCCCGCAGCTGGACCGTTACGTGCGCGAGGCGCTCACGGCGGTGCGGGTGCTCGTGGCGGTCACCGACCAGCAGGGCGCCCGCGTCCGCCAGGAGATCCTCGGCGAGCTCGTCACCGACGGCACCGAACCCGCCGCGGAGCAACAGTTCTCCGCCGCCGGCAGCACGGTGGAGGGGTCCGGCGGCGGGCGCGTGCACAAGGCACGCCGGGGGTACCTCTCGCACAAGCACAATCAGCGCCGGGCCGACGAGGTAGTGCACCAGAACGCCGCGGACGTCGCGGAGCACCTGGCCGTGGCCGCCGGGCGTTTCCGGCCGGACGCGCTGGTGCTCGCCGGCACGGTGCAGGGGCGCACAGCGGTCCGCGCCGAACTGCCCGAGCATCTGGCGCGGATCAGCGTCGACGCCGACCGGGGCGGCGTCCAGGACGACGCTGCGGAGGCCGCGCTCGCCGAGCAGATCGACGAGATCGCCGAGGCGCTGCGCAGCCGCCGGCTGGACGCGGATACCGACGCGTTCGAACTCGCCAGGAGCCAGGGGCTGACCGTGCGCGGGCCGGGTGCCGTCGCCGACGCCGCCAGGCAAGGGGCCGTCAGCACGGTGGTGCTGGGACACGAGGCCGCGGACGGGCCCACGGGCGACGCGCTCGCGGCGTCCTCCGCCTGCGGGGCCGAGGTGAAGCTGGCGGATCTTCCGGAGGGTGATTACGCAGACGGCCGCCGGGGTATAGCGGCCGTGCTCCGTTTCGCGGTGCCTACCGCGTGA
- the dapA gene encoding 4-hydroxy-tetrahydrodipicolinate synthase gives MVDTPFGRVITAMVTPMHSDGSIDFDGLQRLAVHLADHGHDGLLVNGTTGESPTTTDDEDYDSVQAVVEAVGDRVAVMAGCGTNDTEHSARAAREMVARGADALLVVTPYYNKPPQDCILEHFRLVAEAGDGTPVMLYDIPGRTGTALTTDTIRRAAEIDHVRAVKDAKGDFFEASRLMSQTDLLWYSGDDIVNLPHLAQGATGIVSVVGHVAGDLYAEMIAAVDGGDLPRAQRIHRRLIPAVDAIMHVSQGAIQAKAAMKMLGVIESDALRMPLRSAPAADVEALRAGLTAAGLL, from the coding sequence ATGGTGGACACCCCCTTCGGGCGGGTCATCACGGCGATGGTGACCCCCATGCACTCGGACGGCTCGATCGACTTCGACGGGCTGCAGCGCCTCGCCGTGCACCTGGCGGACCACGGGCACGACGGCCTGCTGGTCAACGGCACCACGGGCGAGTCCCCCACCACCACCGACGACGAGGATTACGACTCGGTGCAGGCGGTCGTGGAGGCCGTGGGAGACCGGGTCGCGGTGATGGCCGGCTGCGGCACCAACGACACCGAGCACTCCGCGCGCGCGGCCCGGGAGATGGTCGCCCGCGGCGCCGACGCGCTCCTCGTGGTCACCCCCTACTACAACAAGCCGCCGCAGGACTGCATCCTCGAACACTTCCGGCTGGTCGCGGAGGCCGGGGACGGCACGCCGGTGATGCTCTACGACATCCCCGGGCGCACCGGCACCGCGCTGACCACCGACACCATCCGGCGCGCGGCGGAGATCGACCACGTCCGGGCCGTGAAGGACGCGAAGGGCGACTTCTTCGAGGCCAGCAGGCTGATGTCCCAGACCGACCTGCTCTGGTACTCGGGCGACGACATCGTCAACCTGCCGCACCTCGCCCAGGGCGCCACCGGCATCGTCTCCGTCGTCGGGCACGTCGCCGGGGACCTGTACGCCGAGATGATCGCCGCCGTCGACGGCGGCGATCTGCCTCGCGCCCAGCGGATCCACCGTCGGCTGATCCCCGCGGTGGACGCGATCATGCACGTCTCCCAGGGCGCCATCCAGGCCAAGGCGGCGATGAAGATGCTCGGCGTGATCGAGTCGGACGCGCTGCGCATGCCGCTGCGGTCCGCGCCCGCCGCCGACGTGGAGGCCCTGCGCGCGGGGCTCACGGCCGCCGGGCTGCTGTAG
- a CDS encoding TetR family transcriptional regulator yields MSGPEAPARPPAPAGRAGAPAKVSLREKQKARTRRAIRSAAMRLFTAQGYDKTTVEQIAHEAEVSHTTFFRYFQTKEQVVLSHDLDDDIDAALAAIPAGLGHFDLLRRLIRAMYDVHAADEWTSDLQRMALIDTEPALREAYQLQKEQSIAEAAEFFAEYLDVDRDDFALRVFIAAVGGVAFRLMGEDDPGCVPDGSDLDRVMGAIDLLERGLPLV; encoded by the coding sequence ATGTCCGGACCCGAGGCGCCCGCCCGGCCCCCCGCTCCGGCGGGCCGGGCGGGCGCGCCCGCGAAGGTGTCGCTGCGGGAGAAGCAGAAGGCCCGCACCCGCCGTGCGATCCGCTCCGCGGCCATGCGGCTGTTCACCGCGCAGGGGTACGACAAGACCACGGTGGAGCAGATCGCGCACGAGGCCGAGGTGTCGCACACGACCTTCTTCCGGTACTTCCAGACGAAGGAGCAGGTGGTGCTCTCGCACGACCTGGACGACGACATCGACGCCGCGCTCGCCGCGATCCCCGCGGGGCTCGGGCACTTCGACCTGCTGCGCCGGCTGATCCGGGCGATGTACGACGTGCACGCGGCCGACGAGTGGACCAGCGACCTGCAGCGCATGGCGCTCATCGACACCGAGCCGGCGCTGCGCGAGGCCTACCAGCTGCAGAAGGAACAGAGCATCGCGGAGGCCGCCGAGTTCTTCGCCGAGTACCTGGACGTCGACCGGGACGACTTCGCGTTGCGCGTGTTCATCGCGGCCGTCGGCGGGGTCGCCTTTCGGCTCATGGGCGAAGACGACCCGGGCTGCGTGCCTGACGGTAGCGACCTCGACCGCGTGATGGGGGCCATCGACCTGCTCGAACGCGGTCTGCCGTTGGTGTAG
- a CDS encoding PucR family transcriptional regulator: MAMTVRRLVAQEGLGLQLIAGAESADRVIGWAHAIDLPDPTPWLSGGELVMTTGSHLDDDPDVQYRYVRGIARAGCAALAFDTAMRYPEVPGAVRRAAEELGLPLVRVAPETPFIAISRVVVDEITADQVRTVQSVVDAQGRLAREALRGGIPGLVESLARRIGASVCAIGRTGGVLAAGGPRHALLAQKLAARESGARSRRAPGDGAFADDDGHVTIQRLSVAGDRLGRLAALSRRPLDQQARLLLGHAASLIALELAKPLHLRDAEERLRGATARMVLDAGSDVDPALIRYFGVDPDRDVTVVVLTGTGELVPALAQVSDVLHEAESGHLVTERPDRTGDLVVITGADPADADLTDGLPARLQRHLQTRLGRPIGAGISAPAPPAQARAALRQAAAAARVSGNRGHRPVHFAALGAFTLLISAQPNDVLRAAAADVLGPLDEHDRDGRGDLAASLDAYLRSNGQWEPAASALGVHRHTLRNRINRIAEILDVDLESAHARAELWLALRARELLPDT, from the coding sequence ATGGCGATGACGGTCCGCCGGCTCGTGGCGCAGGAGGGGCTGGGCCTGCAGCTGATCGCGGGCGCGGAGTCGGCCGACAGGGTCATCGGCTGGGCGCACGCGATCGACCTCCCCGACCCCACGCCGTGGCTGTCCGGCGGAGAGCTGGTCATGACCACCGGCTCCCATTTGGACGACGACCCCGACGTGCAGTACCGCTACGTGCGCGGGATCGCCCGCGCAGGATGCGCGGCGCTGGCCTTCGACACCGCCATGCGGTACCCGGAGGTGCCCGGCGCCGTGCGCCGGGCGGCCGAGGAGCTGGGTCTTCCGTTGGTGCGGGTGGCGCCCGAAACCCCGTTCATCGCCATCTCCCGGGTTGTCGTCGACGAGATCACTGCGGATCAGGTGCGGACAGTCCAGTCGGTGGTCGACGCGCAGGGTCGCCTGGCCCGGGAGGCGCTCCGCGGCGGCATACCCGGCCTGGTGGAGAGCCTGGCCCGCCGGATCGGCGCGTCCGTGTGCGCGATCGGGCGCACCGGCGGGGTGCTCGCGGCGGGCGGTCCGCGGCACGCGCTGCTCGCGCAGAAGCTGGCGGCACGCGAGTCGGGTGCGCGGTCACGGCGCGCGCCCGGCGACGGCGCGTTCGCCGACGACGACGGGCACGTCACGATCCAGCGCTTGAGCGTCGCCGGCGACCGACTGGGGCGGCTGGCCGCCCTGTCCCGCCGCCCGCTGGACCAGCAGGCCCGGTTGTTGCTCGGGCATGCGGCGTCGCTGATCGCCCTGGAACTGGCCAAGCCCCTGCACCTGCGTGACGCGGAGGAACGGCTGCGTGGAGCGACGGCCCGGATGGTCCTCGATGCAGGCAGCGACGTCGACCCCGCGCTCATCCGCTACTTCGGGGTGGACCCTGACCGTGACGTGACCGTCGTGGTCCTCACCGGCACCGGCGAACTGGTCCCCGCGCTCGCGCAGGTCTCCGACGTGTTGCACGAGGCCGAATCGGGCCATCTCGTCACGGAGCGGCCCGACCGGACCGGCGATCTCGTCGTCATCACCGGGGCGGACCCGGCGGACGCCGACCTCACGGACGGGCTGCCGGCGCGCCTCCAACGCCACCTGCAGACCCGGCTGGGGCGCCCGATCGGCGCGGGAATCAGCGCGCCGGCCCCGCCGGCGCAGGCGCGCGCAGCCCTGCGTCAGGCCGCGGCGGCCGCCCGCGTCAGCGGCAACCGCGGGCACCGGCCGGTGCACTTCGCCGCGCTCGGGGCGTTCACCCTGCTCATCAGCGCGCAGCCGAACGACGTGCTGCGCGCGGCGGCCGCCGACGTGTTGGGCCCGCTCGACGAGCACGACCGCGACGGGCGCGGCGACCTGGCGGCGTCGCTCGACGCGTACCTGCGGAGCAACGGCCAGTGGGAGCCGGCCGCGTCCGCCCTGGGAGTGCACCGGCACACCCTGCGCAACCGCATCAACCGGATCGCCGAGATCCTGGACGTCGACCTCGAGTCCGCGCACGCGCGCGCCGAGCTGTGGCTGGCGCTGCGTGCGCGCGAGCTGCTGCCGGACACGTGA
- a CDS encoding maleylpyruvate isomerase N-terminal domain-containing protein produces the protein MTVTDADLRLLSRATDGFGAVLARTDLTGDDASRCAGWTFRDVANHVLGGAIRYEHYFAGGDPAEVAWSRTHDHAGDDAAAAHRRLSAALDARIVGHRDSAITLHHPLADIDVPTLLVLRVQELVLHGWDIASVAAPAVAIDPELGAFLLERGAPVRALLRDHGALGPASDAGTSDAGDSLTARVLAAWGRGL, from the coding sequence GTGACGGTCACCGACGCCGACCTGCGCCTGCTCTCCCGCGCCACCGACGGGTTCGGCGCGGTGCTCGCGCGCACCGACCTCACCGGCGACGATGCCAGCCGCTGCGCGGGATGGACGTTTCGCGACGTGGCCAACCACGTGCTGGGCGGGGCGATCCGCTACGAGCATTACTTCGCCGGCGGCGACCCCGCCGAGGTGGCATGGAGCCGCACTCATGACCATGCGGGCGACGACGCGGCGGCGGCGCACCGGCGCCTGTCGGCGGCCCTTGACGCCCGCATCGTCGGGCACCGCGATAGCGCGATCACGCTGCACCACCCGTTGGCCGACATCGACGTGCCGACGTTGCTGGTGCTACGGGTGCAGGAGCTCGTGCTGCACGGGTGGGACATCGCGTCCGTCGCCGCGCCGGCGGTGGCTATCGACCCCGAGCTCGGCGCGTTCCTGCTCGAGCGGGGCGCGCCGGTGCGCGCGCTGCTCCGGGACCACGGCGCGCTGGGGCCGGCGTCCGACGCCGGCACCAGCGACGCGGGAGACTCGCTCACCGCCCGGGTACTCGCCGCCTGGGGACGGGGACTGTAG
- a CDS encoding aconitate hydratase: MPENVARKLIAAHLESGEMSPGEEIGIRIDQTLTQDATGTLVMQELEALGLERAQTEVSVQYVDHNLLQTDQKNAEDHEYLRTACERYGLWFSKAGNGVSHPTHMQRFGIPGKTMVGSDSHTPAAGSLGMLAIGVGGLEVALAIAGRPLNIRMPEIWGVRLEGALPEWCSAKDVILEMLRRHGVKGGVGRIIEYHGPGLANLTAMDRHVIANMGAELGATTTVFPADEAVRAFLRGEQREDDFVELLADDGAGYDADEFIDLSQIEPLIAKPSSPGNVVPVREVAGTDIAQVVIGSSANPGLRDFAIAAAMVEGRQTSPEVSFDVNPTSRQILSDLMTMGAATQLVVAGARIHQAGCMGCIGMGQAPATGRNSLRTMPRNFPGRSGTKEDAVWLCSPETAAASALVGEIIDPRDWAEKEGQAYPELRLPENSSVNTAMLVPPLEPAAAREVTPVKGPNISRLPELDPLPDALSAPVLLVTGDDISTDEISPAGARALPFRSNIPKLAEFSFTQIDETYPQRALEQRDSGGAHVIVGGENYGQGSSREHAAIAPRYLGLRAVIAKSYARIHWQNLANFGVLALEFDDPADYDAIGAGDVLEFEGLRSAIADGDAVTVRNATKDAAFTARHRLSERQVADVLAGGIIPRLAEA, encoded by the coding sequence ATGCCGGAGAACGTTGCGCGCAAGCTGATCGCCGCCCACCTGGAGTCGGGTGAGATGTCACCGGGCGAGGAGATCGGGATCCGCATCGATCAGACCCTCACCCAGGACGCCACGGGCACCCTCGTCATGCAGGAGCTCGAGGCGCTCGGCCTGGAACGCGCGCAGACGGAGGTCAGCGTCCAGTACGTGGACCACAACCTGCTGCAGACCGACCAGAAGAACGCCGAGGACCACGAGTACCTGCGCACCGCGTGCGAGCGGTACGGCCTGTGGTTCTCCAAGGCCGGCAACGGCGTCTCGCACCCGACGCACATGCAGCGCTTCGGCATCCCCGGCAAGACGATGGTCGGGTCCGATTCGCACACCCCGGCGGCCGGCTCGCTGGGCATGCTGGCCATCGGCGTGGGCGGCCTGGAGGTGGCGCTGGCCATCGCGGGCAGACCGCTCAACATCAGGATGCCGGAGATCTGGGGTGTTCGCCTGGAAGGCGCACTGCCCGAGTGGTGTTCGGCCAAGGACGTGATCCTGGAGATGCTGCGCCGCCACGGGGTGAAGGGCGGCGTGGGCCGGATCATCGAGTATCACGGTCCCGGGCTGGCGAACCTCACCGCGATGGACCGGCACGTCATCGCCAACATGGGCGCCGAACTCGGCGCCACCACCACCGTGTTCCCCGCCGACGAGGCGGTGCGCGCGTTCCTGCGCGGCGAGCAGCGTGAGGACGACTTCGTGGAACTCCTCGCGGATGACGGCGCGGGCTACGACGCCGACGAGTTCATCGACCTCTCGCAGATCGAGCCGCTGATCGCGAAGCCGTCGTCGCCCGGCAACGTCGTCCCCGTCCGCGAGGTCGCGGGCACCGACATCGCGCAGGTGGTCATCGGCTCCAGCGCCAACCCCGGGCTGCGCGACTTCGCCATCGCCGCGGCCATGGTCGAGGGACGGCAGACCTCGCCGGAGGTCAGCTTCGACGTCAACCCCACGTCGCGGCAAATCCTCTCCGACCTGATGACGATGGGCGCGGCCACGCAGCTCGTCGTCGCCGGCGCCCGCATCCACCAGGCCGGGTGCATGGGGTGCATCGGCATGGGCCAGGCACCGGCCACCGGCCGCAACTCGCTACGCACCATGCCCCGCAACTTCCCCGGGCGCTCGGGCACCAAGGAGGACGCGGTGTGGCTGTGCTCGCCGGAGACCGCCGCCGCGTCGGCGCTCGTCGGCGAAATCATCGACCCGCGCGACTGGGCGGAGAAGGAGGGGCAGGCCTACCCCGAGCTGCGGCTGCCGGAGAATTCGTCCGTGAACACCGCGATGCTGGTGCCGCCGCTGGAGCCTGCCGCAGCGCGCGAGGTCACGCCGGTCAAGGGGCCCAATATCTCGCGCCTTCCGGAGCTCGACCCGCTGCCCGACGCGCTGTCGGCCCCCGTCCTTCTGGTCACCGGCGACGACATCTCCACCGACGAGATCTCGCCCGCCGGCGCCCGCGCCCTGCCGTTCCGGTCCAACATCCCCAAGCTCGCCGAGTTCAGCTTCACCCAGATCGACGAGACCTACCCGCAGCGGGCGCTCGAGCAGCGCGACTCCGGCGGGGCGCACGTGATCGTCGGCGGCGAGAATTACGGGCAGGGCTCCTCACGCGAGCATGCCGCCATCGCGCCGCGCTACCTGGGGCTGCGGGCGGTGATCGCCAAGTCGTACGCCCGCATCCACTGGCAGAACCTCGCCAACTTCGGGGTCCTGGCGCTCGAGTTCGACGATCCGGCCGACTACGACGCGATCGGGGCCGGAGACGTGCTCGAGTTCGAGGGCCTGCGCTCGGCCATCGCGGACGGCGACGCCGTGACCGTGCGCAACGCCACCAAGGACGCCGCGTTCACCGCGCGGCACCGCCTCAGCGAACGCCAAGTGGCCGACGTGCTGGCGGGCGGGATCATCCCGCGGCTGGCGGAGGCCTGA